In one window of Toxotes jaculatrix isolate fToxJac2 chromosome 10, fToxJac2.pri, whole genome shotgun sequence DNA:
- the adam19b gene encoding disintegrin and metalloproteinase domain-containing protein 19, whose product MRPGARPPPLDAVRSSLCLCLMVFLLSAEAAVSAGGVYDELNKQGSLRSILEHVQSYEITYPTWLHPHRHRRSVHKEHPAETQVLISVEGQELRLHLEKNEQLLAPGYQEIWYTPDGARRSSSPANTGHCFYHGEVQGIEGSSVAVSTCSGLRGLISLNTSVSYLIEPLPVSTDAQQHAVFRAESLRLPRGTCLHHHGNKGHEEPLNGFIRGITSPRSAREKRDLNQNTQYVELLIVADKAEFEKHGSSLQMTKQKLLEAANLVDKYYKTLNIRVALIGLEVWTSQDMITVSDNPHGTLAAFLSWRRRQLHVLPNDNAQLITGRSFQGTTIGLAPLKAMCSDYQSGGVNTDHSELPVGVAATMAHEMGHNFGMNHDSTGCCQARPEDGGCIMAAATGHPFPSVFNGCNEKELKSYLSSGGGKCLFNLPNTKVMYGGQRCGNGYLEDGEECDCGEEAECTSPCCNANNCTLKAGAECAHGICCDNCKLKSPGKLCRAPLGPCDLPEYCDGKTESCPANFYLVDGTSCAGGQAYCYTGMCLTLEQQCLSLWGRDGRPAPDLCFTKVNEAGDMYGNCGKDELGKYRSCKDRDAKCGKIQCLTSAPKPIENNAVRIETTVTVGNKRVQCMGTHVYKPGQEEKETQGDTLDPGLVMTGTKCADDSICFNGQCRNASFLRADECNAKCHGHGLCNNNHNCHCDPGWAPPLCDQKGSGGSVDSGPVINHSILPQVLLAICLVFSVVVLVAVGLWCRCKHKLRPVKNSGPPPVPNCSVPVEGKPKCTDGHVNGHTNPTFRKQQLDHLGKSSPQPSPSCSTRSRNAVVRPAVKPPPIPAYAAEKKGPAPQPQIQPIASPQRQYPSQALTPPHKSQLTNQRQNQLPLPPSGPPPLPSQGPKSLSKPSAVPKTRPDPPNRPPPPCPVNKPSVEHQVNGQQVTNSALQR is encoded by the exons ctgcaggCGGTGTTTATGATG AATTAAATAAGCAGGGTTCACTGAGGAGCATCCTGGAGCATGTACAGAGTTATGAGATTACTTATCCCACATGGCTGCATCCTCACAGACACAGGAGGTCTGTCCACAAAGAG CATCCCGCAGAGACACAGGTCCTAATCTCAGTTGAAGGCCAGGAGCTCAGGCTACACCTGGAGAAAAACGA GCAGCTGTTGGCCCCTGGATATCAAGAAATATGGTACACTCCTGATGGAGCCCGCAGgtcctcctctcctgccaaCACT GGACACTGTTTCTACCATGGGGAGGTTCAGGGCATTGAAGGTTCTAGTGTTGCTGTTAGCACATGCTCAGGGCTCAG GGGACTGATTTCTCTGAACACAAGCGTCAGCTACCTGATAGAGCCTCTTCCTGTTTCCACGGATGCTCAGCAGCACGCTGTGTTCAGAGCCGAGAGCCTCCGTCTACCCCGAGGTACCTGCCtgcatcaccatggcaacaaggGGCACGAGGAGCCGCTTAATGGCTTCATCCGTGGAATCACGTCACCAAGGAGCGCGAGG GAGAAAAGGGACCTGAATCAGAACACGCAGTATGTAGAGCTGCTGATAGTGGCAGACAAGGCTGAG TTTGAGAAGCATGGGAGTAGTCTCCAGATGACCAAACAGAAACTACTGGAGGCAGCTAACTTGGTTGACAAG TACTACAAGACTTTGAACATCCGTGTGGCCTTAATCGGTCTGGAGGTGTGGACCAGCCAGGACATGATCACTGTGTCAGACAACCCACACGGCACTCTGGCAGCTTTCCTGTCCTGGAGACGCAGACAGCTCCACGTGCTCCCCAACGACAACGCTCAGCTCATCAC GGGGAGGTCGTTCCAGGGTACCACCATTGGGCTGGCACCTCTCAAAGCCATGTGCTCAGACTACCAGTCTGGTGGAGTGAACACG GACCACTCTGAATTACCTGTTGGTGTTGCCGCCACCATGGCGCACGAAATGGGTCACAACTTCGGCATGAACCATGACAGTACAGGCTGCTGTCAGGCGAGACCAGAAGATGGGGGTTGCATCATGGCTGCTGCTACTGG ACACCCATTTCCAAGTGTGTTTAACGGTTGTAACGAGAAAGAGCTGAAGAGCTACCTGAGCTCTGGAGGAGGGAAGTGTCTCTTCAACTTGCCCAACACCAAAGTCATGTATGGAGGGCAGCGCTGCGGCAATGGTTACCTGGAGGACGGAGAAGAATGTGACTGTGGAGAGGAAgcg GAGTGCACCAGCCCCTGCTGTAATGCCAACAACTGCACCCTAAAAGCTGGAGCTGAGTGTGCCCATGGCATCTGCTGTGATAACTGCAAG TTGAAGAGTCCAGGCAAGCTGTGCCGCGCTCCCTTGGGGCCGTGTGACCTGCCAGAGTACTGCGACGGGAAAACGGAGTCTTGTCCGGCTAATTTTTATTTGGTGGATGGTACATCATGCGCAGGCGGGCAGGCCTACTGTTACACCGGCATGTGTCTGACCCTGGAGCAGCAGTGTCTGTCACTGTGGGGACGAG ACGGACGTCCAGCCCCTGACCTGTGCTTTACGAAGGTAAACGAAGCCGGGGACATGTATGGGAACTGTGGCAAAGATGAGCTTGGGAAATACAGGAGCTGTAAGGACAG GGATGCTAAATGtggaaaaatccagtgtttaaCTTCGGCCCCCAAGCCCATTGAGAACAACGCTGTCCGCATAGAAACCACAGTCACTGTGGGCAACAAGAGGGTCCAGTGTATGGGAACACATGTGTACAAGCCTgggcaggaggagaaggagacacAGGGCGACACTCTGGACCCGGGCCTGGTCATGACGGGCACCAAGTGTGCCGATGACTCG ATTTGCTTTAATGGACAATGCCGCAATGCATCTTTCCTCAGAGCTGATGAGTGCAATGCCAAGTGCCACGGACACGGG CTGTGTAACAACAACCATAACTGCCACTGTGACCCAGGCTGGGCTCCTCCACTGTGTGACCAGAAGGGGTCAGGTGGGAGTGTGGACAGTGGACCTGTCATCAACCACA GCATTCTCCCTCAAGTCCTACTTGCCATCTGTCTGGTTTTTTCTGTGGTGGTTTTGGTTGCTGTCGGACTGTGGTGCCGCTGCAAGCATAAACTCCGCCCAGTGAAAAATTCAGGTCCACCTCCAGTGCCAAA TTGTTCAGTCCCGGTTGAGGGCAAGCCTAAGTGTACTGACGGTCATGTGAACGGTCACACCAACCCAACATTTAGGAAACAGCAGCTAGATCACCTG GGGAAGTCCTCTCCTCAGCCAAGCCCGTCTTGCTCAACGCGGTCCCGAAATGCTGTTGTGCGTCCAGCGGTGAAGCCTCCTCCTATACCTGCATATGCTGCTGAGAAAAAAGGGCCGGCACCTCAGCCTCAGATCCAGCCTATAGCTTCTCCTCAGAGGCAATACCCTTCTCAGGCTCTCACCCCCCCTCATAAATCgcagctgaccaatcagagacaAAACCAGCTTCCTCTGCCACCTTCAGGACCTCCACCTTTACCATCCCAGGGTCCTAAAAGCCTCTCAAAGCCTTCAGCAGTACCTAAAACCCGACCAGACCCTCCTAACAGACCTCCACCCCCTTGTCCTGTCAACAAACCATCAGTG GAACATCAAGTCAATGGCCAGCAGGTTACCAATAGTGCCCTGCAAAGATGA
- the gpr151 gene encoding G-protein coupled receptor 151 gives MDKLSGNNATVTNSSIDKWSFSDRGSFQHLDPGELRVLLPAILGVICVLGVACNLTAMVILFSNAHKGKLSLINSLIFNLMFADGLVLAFTMPFRAAAYSKASWNLGWVVCKTADWFLQSCMAAKSFTVAVMAKACYRYVSNPTKQVSVHLGSILVVLFFIWLSACSVTIPHWLFATLQREIRGVVCVLMVPPEARDFMTVYVKAYPLGVYCAPLSFALMYFWKAYGQCQRRSSKTQNLRTQIRSRKLTLMLFSLTVAMAILWLPQWVVWVWERHIAEKEIEGAQPLISSPPLLLTLSAQLLTFSLSLVNPLIVLSLSEEFREGYRGLWRRLTLRKQPPPKPKPGPHNPTTLQSPCPRPETSGQLRGERSLRSSPSQGPNRDAQPQPEQSGGLGGGGGKEVDRVSLKDGIVLPDVEQFWHERETGSNTEENDPVPWEHQSKDGKK, from the coding sequence ATGGATAAGCTGAGTGGGAACAATGCGACTGTAACGAACAGCTCCATAGACAAGTGGTCATTCAGTGATCGGGGCTCGTTCCAACACCTGGACCCCGGGGAGCTGAGGGTCTTACTGCCGGCTATCCTGGGAGTCATCTGTGTCTTGGGTGTTGCTTGTAATCTCACTGCGATGGTCATCTTGTTCTCCAATGCACATAAGGGCAAACTGTCTCTCATCAACTCCCTCATCTTCAACCTGATGTTTGCTGACGGGCTGGTGCTGGCGTTTACCATGCCTTTCAGGGCTGCTGCTTACTCCAAGGCCAGTTGGAATCTGGGTTGGGTGGTGTGCAAGACAGCGGACTGGTTCCTCCAGTCCTGCATGGCTGCAAAGAGCTTCACAGTGGCAGTCATGGCCAAAGCTTGCTACCGATACGTATCCAATCCCACCAAGCAGGTGAGCGTTCATCTGGGCTCCATCCTGGTGGTGCTCTTCTTCATCTGGCTGTCCGCCTGCTCTGTCACCATCCCTCACTGGCTGTTTGCTACGCTGCAGAGGGAGATCCgtggggtggtgtgtgtgctgatggtTCCCCCTGAAGCCCGGGATTTCATGACTGTGTACGTCAAAGCATACCCCCTGGGGGTGTACTGTGCACCTCTCAGCTTTGCCCTGATGTACTTCTGGAAGGCTTACGGCCAGTGCCAGCGCCGCTCCAGCAAGACTCAGAATCTGCGTACACAGATCAGATCCAGGAAGCTCACCTTGATGTTATTCAGCCTGACGGTGGCTATGGCTATTCTCTGGCTTCCTCAGTGGGTGGTGTGGGTTTGGGAGCGTCATATAGCAGAGAAAGAAATTGAGGGAGCTCAGCCTctcatctcttctcctccccttcttctAACCCTCTCCGCACAGCTGCTCACCTTCTCTCTGTCGCTGGTGAACCCTCTCATCGTCCTCTCCCTCTCCGAGGAGTTCAGAGAGGGTTACAGGGGGCTGTGGAGGCGCCTCACCCTGCGCAAACAACCTCCACCAAAGCCAAAGCCTGGACCTCACAACCCTACCACCCTCCAGTCGCCTTGCCCCAGACCAGAGACCTCAGGCCAGCTGAGGGGGGAGAGGAGCCTTCGATCAAGCCCCAGCCAGGGTCCCAACAGAGACGCTCAACCCCAGCCAGAGCAAAGTGGAGGActcggaggaggaggagggaaagaagtaGACAGGGTGAGCCTCAAAGATGGGATTGTCTTGCCCGATGTGGAGCAGTTCTGGCACGAGAGGGAGACAGGATcgaacacagaggaaaatgatcCTGTGCCGTGGGAGCATCAGAGCAAAGACGGAAAAAAATAA